The Amycolatopsis endophytica genome includes the window GGTCGCCGGTGCGGGTTTCCTGGGTGTCGTGCCAGAGCGCGAGGTAGGCGGCGCGAGCTGGATCGGCGCCTTCTTCGGCGGCCAGCAGTCCGGCGAGCTGGGCGACGCGCAGGGAGTGCTCGGGCAGGATTCCGGTGATCGGCCAGGTGATCAGGTTCGTCAGCGACCGGCGATGCACGTTGCCGGTCAGTCAGCGCACGCTCCAACCGCACGTCATGAGACACCTGATTCTCGCGAACGATGGAGGCACCGAGCTGTCGCCTCACGGCCGCTACCGTCGTGGCGGGGTGAAAAACCGGAGCTGCTCGTTCCGGCCGGGGGTATCAGCCGAGTGCTCGGCTCTCGGTCGCCAGGCTCTCCTGGTTGGCCGCCCACGACGCCAGCAGGGTCAGCCCGTCGGCGGTCGCCGTGTCGGCGGGTGCGGTGTAGACGTTCAGGATCAGGCCGGGGTCGGCGGGCAGATCCATCGACTCGACGTCCAGGTCGAGCCGGCCCACTACCGGATGGTGCACACGCTTGCGTCCGGACCGGTGAAGCCGGACATCCCGAGATGCCCACCGCTGCCGAAACAGTTCACTGCTCGTCGCCAGTTCACCGATCAGGGCGACCAGCTCCTCGTCGTGCGGATTGCGGCCGGCTTCCAGGCGCAGTTTCGCGGCCACGTCGCCGGCGATCCGGTCATAGTCGACGAAGAACGTTTCCGCCTCGGGATTCAGATACACGAACCGCGCGGTGTTGGCCGGCCGTCGCGGGTCGGCCAGCGCCGGTGAATACAGCGCGCGGGCGAGGTGATTCATGGCCAGCACGTCATAACGGCCGTTGCAGATCCACGCCGGCGCATCGGTGAGGGCGTCGAGCACCTGCCCCAGCGCCGGACGCACCGTCACGGCGGCCCGGCGGCGGCGTGCACCGCCGGGCGCCCTGGACTGCCGCGCCAGGTGGAACAGGTGATCGCGTTCGGCCTCGTCGAGGTGCAAGGCCGAGGCCACCGCGTCGAGCACCCCGTCGGAGGCGCCGGCGAGGCTGCCGCGCTCCATCCGCACGTAGTAGTCGACCGACACGCCTGCCAGCAGGGCCACCTCTTCGCGACGCAGACCTTTGACCCGGCGGTTGCCGCCGTAGGCGGGCAGTCCGGCCCGCTCGGGCGTGATCCGCGCGCGACGCGAGCTCAGGAACTCCTTGATCTCAGTGCGCAGATCGATCGTGGCCACCCCTTCACCGTAGGCCCCGCGCGCAGGCGGAGGGAGGTTCTACCGGTACCCCCACCAGATGCCTAGGTGCCTGATGCGGTCGTGGCGATGCCGCCGTCCACCGGAATGACGGTGCCCGTCAGGTATGAACCGGCGCGACCGGCGAGGAACACGGCGATCCCTGCCATGTCGTCGTCACGGCCGAGCCGGCGCAGAGGAGCCTTCGCCGCGATCGTGTCGCCGATGGCGTCGAGCGTGGACGCCATCATCTGCGACGGGAACGGTCCGGGGGCCACCGCGTTCACCGTGACATGCTGGGGGCCCAGTTCTCTGGCCAGCACCCGGGTGAGTTGGTGGAGTGCCGCTTTGCTGCCGGCGTAGGAGTAGTTGGGCGACCCGGCGACGTGGATCGCGGCGATACTGCCGATGTTGATGATCCGCGCGGGATCATCGGCGGTGCCGGCCCGGCGAAGCGCGGGGAGAAGCGCCTGCACCAGCCAGAACGGCGACTTGAGGTTGAGGTCGAGCACCGTGTCCCAGGCTTCGTCCGGGAACGTCTCCAGCGGCTCGCGCCACATCGCTCCCGCGTTGTTGACGAGAATGTCCAGGCGTTCCGAGTCGGCCTTGACGAGATCGGCGAGACGCTGACACTCGTCGTGCCTGGACAGGTCGGCGGGGATTGCTTGCACGTCGCCGAATTCCGACAGCAGACGTTGTGCCTCCGCGCACGTGTCCGCCTTGCGTGAGCTGACGATGACTCGGGCACCCGCCTGCAGAAGGCCACGCGCGATCATCATCCCGATGCCCCTGGTGCCGCCGGTGACGAGTGCGTACTTCCCACTCAGGTCGAAAAGGTCCGCGTGCGTGGTGAACTGGTTGCCCGCCATAGGTTTTCGTTCCTTCTGTCGTGGAAGCGTGTGCTGACCACGGTGGCAGGCGTCCCGGATCTCCGGGAGCTCCCGGTGATACGGGTACTGGGCGTGCCCCCTTGTCCGATGTGCTGAATCCGGCTGGCGCGGCCTCAGCCGAGGTCGTACTGGAACCAGTGCTCGTCCCGGAAGTCGCCCGGCGCGATCTGCAGTGCGGCGGGGAAGCGGCCGACCTCGGTCCAGCCCGCCCGCCGGTAGTACTCCGGCAGGTGGGTGCCGCCGCGGGTGGACAGCCGTAGCTGGCGCAGGCCGAGCGCTCGCGCCCGGCCGATCGCCCGGTCCAGGAGGCGCCTGCCCGTACCGGAGCGCTGGTGGCCCGGGTGGACCATCAGTTTGCTCAGTTCGGCGCGGTGTTCGAACACGGCGCCCGCACCTGGCCGCAGCACCACGATTCCCGTGAGGACACCGTCGGTGCGTTCGCCGAGCAGATGGGCGTGTCCGGCGCCCACGTCCGCGAGCAGCGCGTCGGCAGCGGCTGTGACGTGCTTCGACGGCGCGTCCGCCGGAAAGCCGGCAGCGCCGCCGGACCGTGTCACGGCCAGCCAGAGCCGCGCCACCTCGATGGCAGTCGCCGGGTGTTCCACGAGTGGGCCTCCTCTTGGTCCTTGACTGATCACTCTCCCCGATCCTGAGCACGTGCTGCCCGCCGAGTTGCGTGACGGCCCGGCCGACGTGCTCCGGCGAATCGGCGGTGTCCTCGTGCCACCGGGACACGTGCTGGGCTGAGCCAGGGGCGGCGGGATACGGTCGCGATCATGAGTACGGACGCGACCGGCAGCGGGACCGTTGAGCCGGTCATCCTGGACGCGATGGAGCTGACCTCCGATCCCGGCCTCCGCGAACGGTTCGCGGAGTCCGCGCACCAGATCCTGGCGGGCCTGGTGCGCGGAGGTGCCGCGCTCGGCTGGGTCGGGCCACCCCCGTTCGATGAGGTGGCGGAACTTCTCGGGCACGTGATCAGCGCGGTGCGGGCCGGGGATGGAGCCCTGCGTGCCGCCTACCTCGACCGTCGGCTGGTCGGGCTGGGCTACTGGCTGCGCTACTCCCGGCCGACCCACCGGCCACACGCCGATCTGGAAAAGATCGCGGTGAGCCCGGCTGCCCAGGGCCGTGGCGTCGGCCGGTCCCTGACCGCCGCGTTGATCGCGGACGCCCGCCGGGCCGGGATCGAGGTCCTCACTCTGGACGCTCGCGGCGACAACGGCAACGCCCTGCGCCTCTACCGGTCGCTGGGCTTCAGCGAGTACGGTCGGCTGCCCGGCTTCGTCGCTGTCGGCGAACGTCGCTACGACAAGGTCTTCTGCATGCTGGACCTTCGCCGGCAGGGCTGACTCCGCGCGCTCGCCCACACCTACCGCGCCGGTTCCGTCGAGATCGCGCCCGACAGGCGGGTGAGGTCGTGGCCGGACAGGCGGATGTCCGCGGCGCCGAGGTTCTCGTCGAGGTGAACCAGCTGCGACGTCCCGGGGATGGGCAGCATCACCGGGGAACTCGCCAGCAGCCAGGCGATCGCGATCTGCGCCACCGAGGCCCGGTGTTCCCGTGCCACGTCCGTGAGGACGGCGGCCGTCAGCCGGCCCTGCGCCACCGGGGCCCACGGGATGAACCCGATACTGTCCCGCTCGCAGATGGCCAGGACTTCCCCGGCCCCGCGCTCCAGCACGTTGTAGCGGTTCTGCACCGTGGCGATCTCGGTGATCGCGCGCGCCTCGGCCAGCTGGGCGGCGCTCACCTCCGACAGCCCGATCGCGACGACCTTGCCCTCTTCCCGCAGTTGCGCGAGTTCGCCCACCTGGTCGGCCAGCGGAACGCGAGGATCGACGCGGTGCAGCTGGAACAGGTCCAGCTGCTCCTGGCCCAGTCTGCGCAAGCTCATCAACGCCTGCTGGCGCAGGTACTCCGGCCGCCCGAGTGGCGGCCAGGCCGCGGAGCCGATCCGCTTCGGCCCCCGTGGGGTGTCGACCACGTCCGGGCCGTTGCGCGTCAAACCCGCCTTCGTCGCGATCACGACCTCGTCCGGGTAGGGGTGGATCGCCGCACGGATGATCTCCTCGGCCACGAACGGCCCGTAGGAGTCGGCGGTGTCGATGAACCGCACACCCCGTTCGACGGCCCGGCGCACGACCGCGACGCACTCGTCCCGGTCCGCCGGCTCGCCCCAGACGCCGCGGCCGGTCAGGCGCATCGAGCCGAATCCCAGCCGCGGCACCTTCTTGCCCGCGACCTCGAACACTCCGGCCCGGACGGCCAGTTCGTTCACCACGGTTCCTCCCTCTGCGGTTTCAGGATTCCCGCGCGTTGCTCGCCGTTTGCCGCGCGTCGGCGAGGCGGCGCAGGAGGACGAAAGCGTCCTGTGCGGAACTGCCCGGCTCGGCGGTGTAGACGGAGAGGTGCTGACCGGGTGAGCTCGTCACCGCCAGTGCCTCGTAGTGCACCCGCAGCTCGCCGATCCGCGGGTGCCGGAAGACCTTGTCCTCGTGCGTGCGCGGCCGCACCTCGTACCGCGCCCACAGGGACGCGAACACCGGGCTGCGGGCGCTGATCTCGCCCAGCACCGCTTCGATCCGCCGGTCGCCGGGGAACCGGGCGGACGAGGCACGCAGGTTGCCGACGGCGACCTCGGCGGCCTTGTCCCAGTCGCGGTAGAACTCCCGCGCGAAGGGGTCCAGGAAGATCATCCGCAGCAGGTTGTCGAACCGGGTGAAACCGGAGTAGAGCGCGTCGGCCATCCCGTTGGCGGCCAGCACATCCTGTGCGGACCCGACCACGAATGCCGGCACGTCCCGCATCCCGTCCATCAACGTCACCAGTTCCCGGCTCACCGTGGTGACCGGCTCGGCCGTCAGCGACGGCACCGGCATGCCGAGGCGGAACAGGTGGGTGGCGGCCGCGTCGTCCAGGCGCAGAGCCCGCGCGATCGCGGCCAGCACCTGTTCGGAGGGGTGCCGTTCGCGTCCCTGCTCCAGTCGCGTGTAGTAGTCCGTGCTCACGCCCGCCAGCAACGCGACCTCGTCGCGCCGCAACCCGGGGACCCGCCGCGCACCGTCGTCGGGTAACCCGGCCACCGCCGGCGGCACCGCGTCGCGGCGCGACTTCAGGTAGCGGCCGAATTCGTTCTCACCGTCCACGGGAACAACGCTAACCACGTTTCCCGGCGGCGGCGGGGGTGCGGTGCACCCTCCCGGGTCCCGCCGGCGGTTCCTAACGTCGGGGACATGAACCAACCACCTGTCGCGGTCGCCGCCACCGTCAGCGCCGAAGCATTCCGGCTCACCGGCACCGCGGCGCTGATCACCGGTGCGAGCAGCGGTATCGGCGCCGCCACGGCGCGACGGCTCGCGAGCCAGGGTGCGGCGGTCGCGCTGGTCGCCCGGCGCACCGGCCGCCTCGAAGCGCTGGCGGGCGACATCACCCGCCTGGGGGGCCATGCGCTGGTCGTCACCGCCGACGTCGCGGACGAGGACCAGGTCCGGAGGGCGGTCGAGCGGACCGTCGAGCGGTTCGGCAGGCTCGACATCGCCGTCGCCAACGCCGGCGTCATGCTGCTCGGCCCGCTCGACGGCGCCGACACCGCCGAGTGGCGGCGCATGATCGAGCTCAACACCCTCGGCACGATGTACACCGCCCGCGCGGCCGTTCCGCACCTCCGGGCCGCGGCGGGCACCGGCCCTCGGCACGTCGCCGATCTGGTGCTGATGAGCAGCACCGCGGGACGTCAGGTCCGCGAGACCAACGGCGTCTACAGCGCGGGCAAACACGCCGTCGGAGCCTTCGGCGAAGCGCTGCGCCGGGAGCTGACCGCGGAGCACATCCGGACCGCTCTCCTCGAGCCCGGCGCCGTCGACACCGAACTGCCGTGGCACAACCGGCCCGAGGTCCAGGAGGCGATGCGCGAGCGCTTCGCCCGCATGCGGCGGCTGCACGCCGACGACGTGGCGCGCACCGTCGAATACATCGTCACCCGCCCTCGTCACGTCGCGGTCAACGAACTGCTGGTGCGCCCCACCGAACAGCAGATCTGAACCCGCGCTGGCC containing:
- a CDS encoding SDR family oxidoreductase produces the protein MAGNQFTTHADLFDLSGKYALVTGGTRGIGMMIARGLLQAGARVIVSSRKADTCAEAQRLLSEFGDVQAIPADLSRHDECQRLADLVKADSERLDILVNNAGAMWREPLETFPDEAWDTVLDLNLKSPFWLVQALLPALRRAGTADDPARIINIGSIAAIHVAGSPNYSYAGSKAALHQLTRVLARELGPQHVTVNAVAPGPFPSQMMASTLDAIGDTIAAKAPLRRLGRDDDMAGIAVFLAGRAGSYLTGTVIPVDGGIATTASGT
- a CDS encoding helix-turn-helix transcriptional regulator, with the protein product MATIDLRTEIKEFLSSRRARITPERAGLPAYGGNRRVKGLRREEVALLAGVSVDYYVRMERGSLAGASDGVLDAVASALHLDEAERDHLFHLARQSRAPGGARRRRAAVTVRPALGQVLDALTDAPAWICNGRYDVLAMNHLARALYSPALADPRRPANTARFVYLNPEAETFFVDYDRIAGDVAAKLRLEAGRNPHDEELVALIGELATSSELFRQRWASRDVRLHRSGRKRVHHPVVGRLDLDVESMDLPADPGLILNVYTAPADTATADGLTLLASWAANQESLATESRALG
- a CDS encoding SDR family NAD(P)-dependent oxidoreductase; the protein is MNQPPVAVAATVSAEAFRLTGTAALITGASSGIGAATARRLASQGAAVALVARRTGRLEALAGDITRLGGHALVVTADVADEDQVRRAVERTVERFGRLDIAVANAGVMLLGPLDGADTAEWRRMIELNTLGTMYTARAAVPHLRAAAGTGPRHVADLVLMSSTAGRQVRETNGVYSAGKHAVGAFGEALRRELTAEHIRTALLEPGAVDTELPWHNRPEVQEAMRERFARMRRLHADDVARTVEYIVTRPRHVAVNELLVRPTEQQI
- a CDS encoding GNAT family N-acetyltransferase gives rise to the protein MSTDATGSGTVEPVILDAMELTSDPGLRERFAESAHQILAGLVRGGAALGWVGPPPFDEVAELLGHVISAVRAGDGALRAAYLDRRLVGLGYWLRYSRPTHRPHADLEKIAVSPAAQGRGVGRSLTAALIADARRAGIEVLTLDARGDNGNALRLYRSLGFSEYGRLPGFVAVGERRYDKVFCMLDLRRQG
- a CDS encoding GNAT family N-acetyltransferase → MEHPATAIEVARLWLAVTRSGGAAGFPADAPSKHVTAAADALLADVGAGHAHLLGERTDGVLTGIVVLRPGAGAVFEHRAELSKLMVHPGHQRSGTGRRLLDRAIGRARALGLRQLRLSTRGGTHLPEYYRRAGWTEVGRFPAALQIAPGDFRDEHWFQYDLG
- a CDS encoding helix-turn-helix domain-containing protein; translated protein: MDGENEFGRYLKSRRDAVPPAVAGLPDDGARRVPGLRRDEVALLAGVSTDYYTRLEQGRERHPSEQVLAAIARALRLDDAAATHLFRLGMPVPSLTAEPVTTVSRELVTLMDGMRDVPAFVVGSAQDVLAANGMADALYSGFTRFDNLLRMIFLDPFAREFYRDWDKAAEVAVGNLRASSARFPGDRRIEAVLGEISARSPVFASLWARYEVRPRTHEDKVFRHPRIGELRVHYEALAVTSSPGQHLSVYTAEPGSSAQDAFVLLRRLADARQTASNARES
- a CDS encoding aldo/keto reductase, giving the protein MVNELAVRAGVFEVAGKKVPRLGFGSMRLTGRGVWGEPADRDECVAVVRRAVERGVRFIDTADSYGPFVAEEIIRAAIHPYPDEVVIATKAGLTRNGPDVVDTPRGPKRIGSAAWPPLGRPEYLRQQALMSLRRLGQEQLDLFQLHRVDPRVPLADQVGELAQLREEGKVVAIGLSEVSAAQLAEARAITEIATVQNRYNVLERGAGEVLAICERDSIGFIPWAPVAQGRLTAAVLTDVAREHRASVAQIAIAWLLASSPVMLPIPGTSQLVHLDENLGAADIRLSGHDLTRLSGAISTEPAR